GCGTCCATACTCGTTAGAAGAATCTCTCCGGCTCCGGCTCGCTCGGTCGCGCGGAGCGCCCAGTCCACGGCATCCAAGCCCGTCGGCGTACGCCCGCCGTCGACGACCACTTCCCAGCCGCGCTCTCGGCGCCGCGCATCGATCGCCAAGACGATGCACTGGCTCCCAAACTCGGCAGCCGCCGAGGCGAGCACACGGGGGTCGCGCACCGCCGCCGAGTTAAAAGAAACCTTATCGCAGCCCGCACGTAAGAGCGCTCGAACGTCCTCGACCGTGGAGACTCCGCCGCCGACGGTAAACGGAATCGTGAGCATTCTCGCCACCGCGCTCACGATCGAGCGCGTCGCGACGCGCCCTTCGAGCGTCGCCGTGATATCGAGAAAGACCAACTCGTCGGCACCCGAGGCTTCGTACGCGCGCGCCAGCTCGACCGGATCGCCGGCGTCGCGCACGTTCACGAAGTTCACGCCCTTTACCACCCGGCCATCGCGAATGTCCAGGCACGGGACGATCCGCCGCGTTACCACGAGCGCTCGATCGCTCGAAGGCGATCGTACGCATCGCGCAGTCGCGGAGCGTCGATGCGGGTCCGCTCCGCCAATTCGACGAGCGAGCCGAGGATCGGGTCGAGTTCGAGCGGCCGATGCGCCTCCAGGTCTTGCAACATCGACGTCTTCACGTCGCTGAGCCGGGCCGCATAATCGAGCCGCGCCTCGACGTCGACGGCACCCACCACGCCAAGAGCTTGGCCGATCTCGAGCGCTTCCTCCATGATGCCGCGCACTTCGGCCCGGGCGCGCGCGT
The Candidatus Dormiibacterota bacterium genome window above contains:
- a CDS encoding HisA/HisF-related TIM barrel protein; the encoded protein is MVTRRIVPCLDIRDGRVVKGVNFVNVRDAGDPVELARAYEASGADELVFLDITATLEGRVATRSIVSAVARMLTIPFTVGGGVSTVEDVRALLRAGCDKVSFNSAAVRDPRVLASAAAEFGSQCIVLAIDARRRERGWEVVVDGGRTPTGLDAVDWALRATERAGAGEILLTSMDA